TGATCATCAATGACCTGACGGGCACCATCCTGGTAAGCGATAATGCTTCGGCCATGCGCCGCATCGAAGCGTACCTTGACATGGTGCGGCGCCTGTACGACCAGCAGGTGGAGATATCGGTCCGAATCCTGCAGATATCCCTCTCCGACTCCCTCACCATGGGAGTGGACTACTCGGCCCTCTTCCGGGTCAGCGGCAGCGATACCCCCATCGCCTTCAACCTCCACGGCACTGAGGGCCAGGCGGGAGCCAGTCTGGACGGAACCGCAGGCGAACGGGGCGTTCTGGACTACACCGTGGGGGTCCTGAATCCGGGCAAGTTCGCGGGCTTTCTGCAGTTTCTCAGCCTCCACGGCACCGTGCATACCCTTTCCAACCCCACCATCACCACCCTGAACAATGTAACGGGCAATGTGTACTCCATCCGCACCTATCCCTACCAGGTGACAACCACCGAGAGCAGCGCCAATGTCCGCGAGGCTCGAACCTATTTTGAAGATGTGAAGATCGGCGTCAGTCTGACGGTGACACCCAACATTGTGAACAATGGGGATATTCTGCTGGAGGTATTGCCCGTGGTGGGGGAGATTTACGAGGAGAACTTCAACCCCGCTTCCGGTGAACGGGAAAAGCCACAGACCGTGGAACAGGCGATCCGCACCATACTGCGCACCCGCAATAATCACTCCTACTTCATCGGCGGCCTGATCTACGAAAAAAACGTGGAGAGCACCAGCGGCATTCCCGTACTCAGCAGGATTCCCGTGCTCGGGAGGCTCTTCCGCTCCGACCGCAGGGTGCAGAGCCGTCAGGAGCTGGTCATCGTCCTGACGCCAAAAATCATTCCAAGCCTTGACTCCCACAGCGCTGGCCCCGTTGACTATCACAGCACTCCCCTGCATTACGGCCTGCTGGAATACCAGGCTGGCGCAAGAGCTCCCCTCGCCCTGGACGACCATGCCCCGCCACTGACCAACGACGATCTGGCATATTTCTTTCTCCAGCGTGGCCTGGACGCTCTGGGTGCTGGCGAAAACCTCCAGGCGCTCAGCATGCTGCAGTCGGCGCTGGGGTTTTCACCCACCTGCCCGTTCAGCCGCTTCTACCTGGCCCTGGCTCACTGGAACCTGCGTGATTTCAACGAGGCCATCGGCCAGCTGACGATCCACCTCCACCACGCACCCACTGACCAGCTCGCCATCCACAACCTGGGGCTGATGCACTTTCACCAGGGGAACTTCCAGCAGGCGCTGCGACATATGCAGCGCCTGCCCCTGGATCATCCGGCTGTGCAGAACAATCTGGCCATAGTGCATGCCAGCCTGGGTCATCACGACCGGGCACGCGTGCTGTGGAAAGCTGCCGGAAACTGCGACGCACGCCACAATCTGACCCTTTCCCGGCAAGACGATGATCTGCTGCGGCAGGAGTACCTGGAGCACTGTGTTCCCGAACAGTCTGCCTCCCGTTGAACGCCGGTGAAGCCGTATTTTCCGCCGACAGTCCGCGACATGATTGGCACTTTCTCTTCCATGGGGTAGAAACAGAAAGTCCCGCCACCGGACGGGAATATGCTGAAGGGTTGGGAGACGCTATGGGACTGGAAATTCTCGTGATGTATGTGGCGGTGGGACTGATTGCCGGACTCCTGGCAGGGCTGCTTGGTATCGGCGGCGGGGTGGTGATCGTCCCCCTGCTGGTATGGTGTTTTCTGCGGCAGGGTATTCAGCCCGACCATATCATGCATCTGGCCCTGGGCACCTCCCTGGCCAGCATCATCTTCACATCCATCTCCAGCTTTCTGTCGCACCATCGCCGTGGTGCCGTTGACTGGACCATCGTGCGCCGGATAGTGCCGGGAATTCTGGTGGGAACCTTCCTGGGCACCATGGTGGCCTCGCAGCTTTCCAGCAACTTCCTCAAGGGTTTTTTCTGCCTCTTCCTGTACACCATCGCCACCCAGATCATCCTCAATAAAAAACCGAAGGCGTCACGTCAGCTGCCTGGCAATGCCGGAATGTTCGCCACCGGCTCGACCATCGGGGCCGTATCCAGCTTTGTCGGCATCGGCGGAGGCTCACTCTCGGTACCGTTCATGCTGTGGTGCAATGTCACCGCCCACCGCGCCATCGGCACATCGGCGGCTATCGGCCTGCCCATCGCCGTTGCCGGAGCCATCGGCTACATCGTCAACAATCTCCAGGTCACCGGCCTGCCCGCCTACAGCATCGGCTACGTCTATCTGCCAGCTCTGGCGGGCATTGTCTGCGCCAGTGTGCTGACCGCCCCCCTGGGCGCGCGCCTGGCCCACTCCCTGCCCGTCGATCGCCTCAAACGCTTTTTCGCCATCTTCCTCTATGTGGTTGCCACCAGGATGGCCTGGGAGCTGGTCGCCTGATTCCCTGCGGTGCAATCAGGGGAGCACACGCATTCCCTGGATGCGGCTGATCAGAAGAGCATCGGAGCGGACACTGGAGAGCTCGCGTCCCGGACGCAGCGTGGTGATCACCACGCCTCCCATGATGGCCCGGCCTTCCCGACCCCAGGAGCGGGTGCGCACACCCCAGGCATCGTGTACCGCCATGGGCTGCCCCTCGTGCTCACCGATATAGAGCATGACGTGGCCACGCATCCACAGCAGCGTCATGAAGGGCACCGCGTTTTCCCGAATAAAGCGTTCTCGCTCGGCGGGCTTCATGGCGCTCAGGTCAATGAGATTCTCCTCCACGAAGTGCGCCTGCTGATAGGAGTTGCGGGGCAACCACACCCCGAAGCTGGTAAAAATATCCCGCAGGAAAGCTGAGCAATCGCGGTTGCCATACATCCCCCCCCAGCCATACTTCTCTGCGGCCATGGCATCGGCCACGCGGGCGATATTCTGCGCTGTCAGCGGCAGCGGAAAGGGAGCCATATCCACCGCCGGCACGGAAGCCTTCTCAAGGTGCGCCTGACCGTGAACATCCCGCAGGGCCACCAGCAGAGCGCCATCGCCAGCCACAGGGTACAGCCCGCCCACGCGACCATGGATCATATAGCTCCCAGCCTCATCGTACAGCGGCACCTGGTCGCGAACCATCACCATAAACGGCCCCTGCCGCAGAATCCGACGCTGATGTTCATCCACCAGGGCCACATCCTGAGCCCGCACCCAGCCCCGCACATAGGGTGCCTGCACAAAGAGCCAGTCGCCGGTACGGCTCATGTGCTCAATGCGCACCGGGGTATTGGCAAAAAGCAGGGAGTCCTGCCAGTAATCGAAGGGATACCCCTCTCCCGCACGGGAAAAATCATAAAAGCGCGGCTTGTGGGTGGGGAAGACCCGCACATGGGTTTCGCGCACCGTGATGGCCGCAGCCGAGCGGGAGGGGTAGTGCATGACGTCCATCTCGGCAATCAGGTGCTCTATCCAGGCCGGATCGTTTGGCAAGCGGTTTTCGCCGTAGCCGGGATTCTTCAGGGCAATCTCTATGCCCCAGAAGGGACTCACCAGCTCACCCTCCTCATTGTATTCAGCGTGCGGGCCACCGTCCTCCCAGGGAGCGAAATAGAAATCCAGGTACTCGGAAGCGAAGCGCTGCTGTTCGACAGACCCTGCCAGCCGCGCTTCAGAGCCCGCGCCCAGATACGCCTGAACATATTGGGGGTAGCGTTCCAGATCGGCGATAACCACAGGCTGGCGGCCGGCACAGCCCCAGGTGGTGAAGAGCAGAAGAAGTATCAGAAGAAGCGCGCGCGTCAAAAACATAAGGGCCCCCGCATGGTGATTCGGTCAGTGCCGGGAGGATACCCGAAAACAAAGCCAAGGTGAAGAGCAGAGAGGTTTTGCAATCGGTGAAGGCATGCGATATTATTCCGGCAACCTGACAAGTACCGGAGTTCCCATGCTGCGACCATCCATCGAAAAAGTTCTGGCCGGAAAGGATCTGAGCCGCCAGGAGGCCAGCGAGGTCTTCAACGCCATCATGGATGGCCAGTGCTCGGAAATCCAGATGGCCGCCTTCCTCACCGGCCTGCGCATGAAGGGCGAAAGCCGCGATGAAATCGTCGCCGCCACCACCGCCATGCGTTCACGCTCCATCCACGTCCCCATCGACCACCGCCGGAACCGTGTGCTGGACACCTGCGGCACCGGCGGCGACGGCACCAATACCTTCAACATTTCCACCACCGTGGCCCTGCTGCTCAGCGCCCATGGCGGCATAAAGGTGGCCAAACACGGCAACGTCTCCAACTCCAGCAAGAGTGGCAGCGCCGACCTCATCCGCGCCCTCGGCGTCCATATGGACGCCACGCCTCAGCATATTGCCACCTCGCTGGAGCAGTGCAACCTGGGCTTTATCTTTGCCGCCAACCACCACCCCGCCATGAAATACGCCGCCCCTGTGCGACGCGGGCTGGGCATCCGCACCATCTTCAATATCCTCGGCCCCCTCACCAACCCCGCGGGCGCGCCCTACCAGCTCATGGGCGTCTTCGATCCCCAGATCCTGGAAACCCTGGCCGAAGTCCTGCTGGAACTTGGCTCCAGACGGGTGGTGCTGGTCAGCGGCATGGATGGCATGGATGAAGTGACCCTGTGCGCCGACACCAAGGTGGTCATCGGCACGGCAGGCGACATCCGCACCATGGAGTTCAACCCCGAGACCATCGGCTTCCACAAGGTGGTCCCCGATGAGATTCGGGGAGACACCCCCGAAGTGAACCGGGACATCGCCCTGGGTATCCTGAAGGGCAGCATCAGCGGCGCGCGCCGGGATATCGTCATCCTCAACGCCGCCTTCGCCCTCTACGCCGCCGAAATCACCGATGACATCCGCGAAGGTGTGGAAATCGCCCGGGGACTGCTGGACAGCGGTAAGGCCTGGGAAGCCTGCCAGCGCTTTGTGGAGTTTAACCGCAGCAGTGAATAAAAGGTTTCACACAAGGCCCGGGAAAAGAGAGGAATTGACCGCAAATAAACGCGAATGAACGCTTATCCAGAAGAATGAAACAGGTCTCTCGCCCGTTCGTTACGCCCATTGGGGACACGAGGAGCGCCAGTATTCTGAGAGCGAGCCACGGACGAAAGCGAGTATCTCCGTGAGGAATGCGGGCGCGAGTGCAGCTACACCGTGAACAGTTACCAGGAAATTGATTTGGCTGACAGTCTCCCTGGCGTTCTCTGCGGCTTTGCGAGAGGAAATTGTCTTTTCGGTATCCGCAAGTCCTGAATGATTCATTCCAGGTTTAACAGGCTGCTGAAAAACCCTCATCTGCGGCGTTGCTCGCAGTCGCGCGTCACTGCAACGTACGGGGAGTACGCTTCATTCCTCGCTCCGCGAGCGCCTTGCACCTGAGCATTTTTCAATTGCCTGCGTATTTTGAGGTATTTCAGCAAGCTGTTAATCATATACTTTTCGAGGGAACCATGCTCACCACCATCCTCCAGCACAAACAACAGGAAATCGCCGACCGCATTCACCAGCTCGATACCTGGAAGGCTCAGGCTGCCGACCGCAGCGACTTCCGCTCCCTGGTCACGGCCATGCACAGCGGAGATATCGCCATTCTGGCCGAGGTGAAAAAGGCCAGCCCCTCCAAGGGGCTTATCTGCGCTGACTTCGATCCCGTCGCCATTGCCCGCGCTTACGAGCAGGGCGGTGCCGCCGCCATCAGTGTCTTGACCGACGAGCGCTTCTTCCAGGGCAGCAGCCCGTATCTCAGCGCCGTGCGCCAGGCCGTCAGCCTGCCCGTCCTGCGCAAGGATTTCATCATCCACCCCTCCCAGGTCTATGAAGCAGCTGCCATCGGAGCCGATGCCATTCTGCTCATCGGCGAAGCCCTGGAAGCCCCCCAGGCCCAGGAACTCTACGACCTGGCAAGCGAAATCGGCCTGGATGTGCTCTTTGAAGTCCACCACCAGGACCAGCTGGTCAAACTGCCCACCAACTTCGGCGGCCTGCTGGGCGTCAATAACCGCGACCTCTCCACCTTCCATGTGGACTTGCAGACCTCCGTCACCATCGCCCACGCTACGGGCCGGGCCGTGGTCTGTGAAAGCGGCATCGGCGGACGAGACGATATTGAATCCATGACCCGTCAGGGCATCCGCATGTTCCTCATCGGCGAATACCTCGTCAAGCAGCCGGACCGCGCCGCCGCCCTGCGTCAGCTCATGGGACAGAGCTGACATGACACGGGTCAAAATCTGCGGCATCCGCGACACGCAAACCGCCCAGCACTGCGTCCGGCTGGGCGTCAACGCCCTCGGATTTGTCCACTACCCCGACTCACCCCGCTTTATCAGCCCCGCCCACACCGCTGCCATCGTCAAGGCGCTGCCCCCCTTTGTGGAAACTGTCAGCCTCGTGGTGAAACAGGCTCCTCGGGAAGCCGCCGCCATGGCCCGCGAGGCCGGCACCAGCATTATCCAGTACTATGGTACCATTGCCCAATACCTGGAGCTGCGCCAGCTCTTTGCCCGCACCATCTTCACCACCGCCGACGCCACCATCGCCCATGAACTCATGAACACGCACCCTGAAAGCTGGCTGCTCTTCGACGGCCAGACCCCCCACTATGGCGGCGCCGGCGTGCAGGCCGACTGGAGCGAAGCCGCACGGCTGGCCCGCCGCACATCCCTGATACTGGCCGGTGGCCTGACCCCGGAGAACGTGGCCCAGGCCATCGACACCGTGAAACCGTATGCCGTAGACGTCAGCTCAGGCGTAGAGCGTGAAAAAGGCGTGAAGTGCCCGCAGCGGATTGAGGACTTTGTAAAGACCGTTTACCGAAAACGATAACTGAAGTTTCGTGTCTTGCCGTCTCGGGAGATGGTATTATTTTCCTAATGTTTACTACGCGGAAGCAGTATTGATTCTGCATACTTGACTCATCTGGATATTGTCCTTTTTGACCGCGCAAAAAGGACACAAAAACGCGCCCCCCGAACTCCCGTTTTTCCGGATCGCCTGCTCGCCTGCTCTGGAGATCCGGCAGCAGGCTGCTCAAAGAGGCCCATCTGCTGCGTTGTCGGGCATCGCTCGTCACTGCGACGTACAGGGAGTACGCCTCGCTCCTCGCTTTGCCCGCGCCTTGCACCTGGGCCTCTTTGCGTTGCCTGACCCCTGCCTCCCTGCAGTGCTGCCGGACCACTCACTTCCTGTGAGTGCCCCTTCGGGTCTTGCCAGCCAGGCGTCGCACTCACCGGACGGGCTCAGGGGGGGAACGGCTTGTTTCTGCCTCTCCCCATGGGCTGGACCAGCCATCAGGCTGCTGAAAAGCCCCATCTGCGGCGATGCTCACAAGTGCTCGTTGCAGATGAGGGGCAGTGGGTAACACCGCAGGGGTAGCCTGCTAAAGAAAAACCCCCTCCTGCGATGCAGAGAGGGGGTTTTGGTTATGTAACCTTCCAGTTTACTGGGAACGAAAATCAAATACCCTGGGCTTGCCATCACGGGAAGCACCCTGGAATTTGACCTGCTTGCCGGCAGAGGCTCCCTGACGGGCGGGTCGGCTGCCCGCGCTTTTCGGACGAGCGCCTGTGGAGGTTGAGGGGAACGCGCGGGCGCTTTTCGCGGGCTGCGCTCCACTGCGTGCCCGTCCCTGCCCCTGACGGTTATTGCGACCATTCTGGATGGGCTCAGCCGGGATAGAGGGGTCGGGTTCAAAACCCTTGATATGCTCCTGGGGAATGTCACGCTTCAGCAGGCCTTCAATTCCTTTCAGCAGCTGTTTTTCATCAACGCACACCAGGGAGCAGGCCTTGCCGCAGTTGCCAGCGCGGCCGGTGCGGCCGATGCGGTGCACGTAGTCTTCGGGCACATTTGGCAGTTCAAAGTTGACCACGTGGGGCAACTCGTCAATATCCAGTCCACGGGCGGCAATATCGGTGGCCACCAGTACCCTGACCTGACCTTTTTTGAAGTCGGCCAGCGCCTTGGTGCGAGCACTCTGGCTCTTGTTGCCGTGGATGGCAGCGGAGTGAATGCCGTCTTTTTCCAGCTGCTGGGCCAGGCGGTTGGCGCCATGCTTGGTGCGGGTGAAGACCAGCACCTGCTGCCATTTTCCCTCGCTGATAAGCTTGGAAAGCAGCTCGCGCTTGCGCTCGCGGTCGACCAGGTGAACCACCTGGTCAACGGTTTCAGCAGCCGTGTTGCGACGGGCCACTTCCACCTGCACCGGATCCTTCATGAAGCTGCTGGCCAGCTCGGTGATTTCGCGGGAGAAGGTGGCAGAGAAGAGCAGGTTCTGGCGCTCTTTGGGCAGCAGGGCCAAAACCTTGCGGATGTCGTGGATAAAGCCCATGTCCAGCATGCGGTCGGCCTCATCGAGTACGAGGAATTCCACTTTGGACAGGTCAATACTCTTTTGCTGAACGTGGTCCAGCAAGCGTCCGGGAGTGGCAACCACAATGTCCACGCCACGGCGCAGATTGGCGAGCTGGGGACCCATGGCAACCCCACCGAAGATCACGGCGGATTTCAGGGAGAGGTGCTTGCCATAGGTGCGCACACTTTCCTCTACCTGGGCTGCCAGTTCGCGGGTGGGCGTCAGGATGAGGGCGCGCACATGGCGACGGCCACGAATGGCCTGGCGCTCCAGAATTTCCAGCATGGGCAGGGTGAAGCCGGCAGTTTTGCCAGTGCCGGTCTGGGCACCCGCCTGAATGTCTCTGCCTTGCAGAATGGCGGGAATAGCCTGTTGTTGGACAGGAGTTGGCTGCGTGTAGCCTTCAGCGGCAACGGCACGCAGAATCGGGGCCGAAAGGCCAAGATCGGAAAATAACATATGGAAGAGTCTTTCTGATTATACGCCTACCCAGAAGAGGGTCGGTCTAGGCAAAAATCGGTAAATTACATTCGTTGAACACGAAAGGATCAGGTCGCAGACCGAAATGCGGCAGGAATGCAGAGCTTGTACCACACTTGACCAGGTAATGCAAATGAAAGGCTGCAGAACACTTCATTTCCGCGCAGATTCTTCGTATACTTCTTTTTCCGCAACCTGCTTATCCACCCAGCGACCCGCACGATAAGGAGCCAGACATGCCAACCTATACCGTCACCGCACCCAGCGGCCGCCTCAATGCCGAGCAGAAACAGAACCTCGCCACCGCCATCACCCGTGCCCACCACGACATCACCGGAGCTCCCACCTACTTCGCCCAGGTTATTTTCGTGGAGGTGCAGCCCGGTAATTACTTTGTGGGCGGCGCCCCCCTGGCCCACGACCAGATCTTCATCCACGGACAGATCCGCGCTGGCAGAAGCGAGGAAGACAAACGCAAACTGATTGAAAAGATTCTGCTGGTATGCAGCCCCGCCGCTGCTGCTCCCGCCAGTGCCCTGTGGGTCTATCTGGTGGATTTACCCGCTGCCCAGATGGCCGAATTCGGACACATCCTGCCAGAACCGGGCCAGGAGGCCCAGTGGTCAGCCAGTCTGCCCGCTGCCGATCGCCAGCGCATGGAGGCTGTGGGGAAGACTGCTCAGTGAAATGGATGAAGCAAAAGCTGCACGATGCACCAGTGGCACCCGTATACATCCGGTATCTCATTTAAAATACCAAAGGTATTGACAGCACAACAACCGGCGCACATACTTTCGGTATCTTTAAAACATACCACTGGAGATCGCCATGCAGTCGCCCTTTGCCCACGATCGCCTGCCACGCGTCGAAGAGTTTTACGGACGCTCCCGTGAGCTCTCCCGCATCAACCAGGCAATCCACCACAGCACCAACCTTCTGATTCACTCCAAGCGCCGCATGGGCAAAAGCGCGTTGATTCGCCATGCGCTTGCGCAACAGGCAAATGACACTCTGTGCCTCTACGCGGACATTTTTCACATAACCTCCAAAGAAGGCTTTGCCCAGGCACTGCTTGATGCCCTGGCATCTGCCCACAAAGGCGATCTCAAATCCACCATCAAAAAGTTGACATCACTCCTGAAGCGAGTGCGGGTTGAACCAGCCATAGATCCCCACACGCTGGAGTACACCATTCGGCCTGTTGTCGCGACGCTCAGCTTCGAGGAAATGCTGGCCGACTTTATGGCGGGCATTGAAACCATTGCCCAACAACAGCGTATCGCCGTAGCCATTGACGAATTCCAGCAGATCGCCACCATAGGCGACGTCCGGCTCGATGCACTGCTGCGCTCTCACATACAGCAGCACCATAACATTACCTGGATATTCCTTGGCTCCAAGCGCCACCTCCTGACTTCACTCTTTGAGTACAGCGCTCCACTCTACGAAATGGCCACCCACGTTGAGCTCCCCCCGCTCTGCCTGGACGAAATTGAAGCCTACGCAACCCGGCATCTGAACATCGAGCGGGCACAGATCGAACACGTGTATACCCTGGCCGACGGTGAAACCAAACTGTTACAGAATATTCTCCACCTGCTCTACCTGGAAAGGGAACACCCTGTCACACCTGAGAGTATTGACCGGGCCCTGGATGAGATTATTGCTTCCAAAGACACCAGCTACCGCATGCTCTTCGACACCCTCAGCCAGAATCAGAAAACGGCCCTCAAGATTGTCGGAAAACAGAAGCGGGCTGTCTATAACGCCTCAATCCTGCAGGAACACCACATCAAGAAGCAAACCCTGCAATCTGCCATAGACGCACTGCTGGGCAGAGAAATACTCGACCGTGACGGTGACCGCTACTTTCTGCCCGATCGCACCCTGGAGCTCTGGGTGGAAAGGCTCTCACCTGTATAGCCAGGAAACAAACTCAGGCAACACAATATTTCGGACTGCTGGTTTTTTGTCTCATCATCCGCCTGCCAAGCCAATTCAGTACCTGCAGCATACCCAGCACGGCCAGAATGACTACTACCAGCAGTACACTCATGGCAGCAGCGCTCTGGGTGCGTCCTTCATTGAGCAGCTGCAGGATGGAGACGCTGGCCAGACGCACGTGTGGCGATACCAGAAAAATAACGGCACTGATGGTCACCATACTCTGAATAAACAGGTAACTGATGGCGGCCAGAAAACTCTGCCAGTTCAGTGGGAAAATAACCCAGGCGATGGTGCGGGTTACTCCCGCCCCCAGGCTTCGCGCGGCTTCACTTACCGAGGCGTCCAGTTGACGCAGGTTGGCAAGGTGTACCAGAACCGCAAAGGTCAAGAAATGCACCATATTGGCAACCACCAGGATACTCGCTGTACCCGTCAGCTGCAGAGGAGCCGTATTAAAGGCGAAAATGTATCCGATTCCCAGAACCAGTCCGGGTATGGCGGCGGGCAGAAAAATGGCGAAACTCAGCAGGCGGGCGAAAATCCCCCGCACAATCAGAAAAGCTACCAGGAAAGTAATGGTCGCTCCCGTCAGGGCGCTGATCACAGCCACTTTCAGGCTGGTCCAGATCGGGCTGAGGCCACCCACCGTGGGGAACTGATAGTGCTGCAGGGAAAAGCGATATTCATAGCCCCAGGCGTGCACCAGTGAGGCGGCAACCAGAGTACCATAAATAAGTACGATAGCGGCGCTGATAGCAATTACAAATGAAGTGAAGAGCGCCTGGGAGGACCAGCGCAGGCGGCCACTGTAGGGGCGTGCCCTGCCACTGATGCTGCCAAAAGTCTGCCGGGAAAAGTACCGGTCCATGACAAAAGCCAGCAAAGCGGGAATCAGGAGCACCATACTGACCGCTGACGCCATGGGGAAGTCGGAAAGGCCGATGAACTGACGGTATATCTCTGTCGCCAGCACCTGGTAGTCGCCACCGATGGCTGCGGGGTTGCCGAAGTCGGTGATCACCAGGCTGAACACCAGAAATGCAGCGGCGGCTATGCCGTAACGGGCGCCGGGCAAGGTCACATGCCAGAAAGTGGTCCAGGGACTGTGTCCCAGACTCTGGGCAGCCTCTTCCAGACTGGCATCACCAGCCCGCAGAGTGGCATAAAGGAGCAGAAAAGCCTGGGGGAAAACGTAGAAGACTTCCGAGCAGATAATTCCCGTCGCGCCGAAGATCCCGTCCCAGCGAAGCCCCAGCAGCTCCCGGGTGATAAATCCGTTGCGACCGAAGAGAAAGATAAAGGCCAGGGCCTGGACAAACGACGGGGCAATCAGGGGCAGCAGAGCGATGGTGAACCAGAGGGGACGCAAGGGCACCCGTGTGCGACTCAGGGCATAGGCGTAGAGAAACGCCAAGGTCACCGCAATCAGCGTACTCATCACCGAGACGTACAGACTGCGCCACAGCGCTCGCAGGGTGCGCGGTTCCTGAAAAAAGCTGCGATAGTGCTCAAAGCTCAGGGAACCCTGACTTCCCTGCAGGCTGCGCCAGAATATTTCTACCACCGGCCACAGAATAAAGATGCACATGGCCGCCAGGCAGAAGGCTCCGGTGCCATAGAGGAGCAGGCGATCAAAACGCGATTCACCATGGCTCATTACGCCTGGCCTTTCCGGGGATAGACCCGTATGGCTTCCTTCGGCAACCGCAAGACAACTTGTTGCCCTTCGCCAAACGCCAGTATCCGTGCCTGGGCCTGGGGAATCTCCACGTGCAGCTGGCTGGCGCTGCTGCTGTTTCCGGCGTCCACGGTAAGGCGCACCACCGACCCCAGGGCGCACACCTCCCGGACGCTGGCTTTCACCCTGTTCTCAATTGATCCGGCATATTCCGGTGGCAACAGTTCAATCTCTGAGGGGCGAATCCCCGCCAGGATCTCCCGGTTATTTACTGGAATGTTGTCAGCGCGCAGCATGTAGCCACTCCAGTGGATTTTCTCCTCTTCCACAGTGGCATGGAAAAAATTCATCTGCCCCACAAAACCCGCCACAAAAGGTGTTGCCGGGAAACGGTAAATATCCATGGGCCGCCCCAACTGCTCTATACGCCCTCTATTCATGACCACCACCCGATCGGAGAGTTCCATGGCTTCTTCCTGGTCGTGGGTGACATAGATCATGGTGATTCCCAAAGCGCGCTGCCACTGGCGTATCTGCTGGCGCAAATGTACTCGTATTCTGGCATCCAAAGCCGAGAGGGGTTCATCCAGCAGGAGGACGCGCGGCCCTGGCGCCAGGGCGCGCACCAGGGCTACCCGCTGCTGCTGGCCACCTGAGAGCTGGGAAGGGTACTTGGAGGCATGGGCCTGCAGGTCAGCCAGCTCGAGCATCTCGGCAACCCGCTGATGGATGGCCTGCCGGCTCCAGCGCCGTGAGCGCAGTCC
This portion of the Desulfurispirillum indicum S5 genome encodes:
- a CDS encoding tetratricopeptide repeat protein; this encodes MDLRVLALTCCLVASGCSRALDLPSHAPPEQGDHRQISYRISKLHLPRQALAEPPPTTLPAVSGNLRSASLSSLIHLLLQDSHINYILEDIPEQDIAFTFPRPMALPEALYAVATAAGLQITSRDGTLVISSNDFRTFTLDYLAQGAVLPGQSFSPLNSAPVYLTDSAHASERQRIWNVIRENLSSLASEDGRVIINDLTGTILVSDNASAMRRIEAYLDMVRRLYDQQVEISVRILQISLSDSLTMGVDYSALFRVSGSDTPIAFNLHGTEGQAGASLDGTAGERGVLDYTVGVLNPGKFAGFLQFLSLHGTVHTLSNPTITTLNNVTGNVYSIRTYPYQVTTTESSANVREARTYFEDVKIGVSLTVTPNIVNNGDILLEVLPVVGEIYEENFNPASGEREKPQTVEQAIRTILRTRNNHSYFIGGLIYEKNVESTSGIPVLSRIPVLGRLFRSDRRVQSRQELVIVLTPKIIPSLDSHSAGPVDYHSTPLHYGLLEYQAGARAPLALDDHAPPLTNDDLAYFFLQRGLDALGAGENLQALSMLQSALGFSPTCPFSRFYLALAHWNLRDFNEAIGQLTIHLHHAPTDQLAIHNLGLMHFHQGNFQQALRHMQRLPLDHPAVQNNLAIVHASLGHHDRARVLWKAAGNCDARHNLTLSRQDDDLLRQEYLEHCVPEQSASR
- a CDS encoding sulfite exporter TauE/SafE family protein is translated as MGLEILVMYVAVGLIAGLLAGLLGIGGGVVIVPLLVWCFLRQGIQPDHIMHLALGTSLASIIFTSISSFLSHHRRGAVDWTIVRRIVPGILVGTFLGTMVASQLSSNFLKGFFCLFLYTIATQIILNKKPKASRQLPGNAGMFATGSTIGAVSSFVGIGGGSLSVPFMLWCNVTAHRAIGTSAAIGLPIAVAGAIGYIVNNLQVTGLPAYSIGYVYLPALAGIVCASVLTAPLGARLAHSLPVDRLKRFFAIFLYVVATRMAWELVA
- a CDS encoding SH3 domain-containing C40 family peptidase codes for the protein MFLTRALLLILLLLFTTWGCAGRQPVVIADLERYPQYVQAYLGAGSEARLAGSVEQQRFASEYLDFYFAPWEDGGPHAEYNEEGELVSPFWGIEIALKNPGYGENRLPNDPAWIEHLIAEMDVMHYPSRSAAAITVRETHVRVFPTHKPRFYDFSRAGEGYPFDYWQDSLLFANTPVRIEHMSRTGDWLFVQAPYVRGWVRAQDVALVDEHQRRILRQGPFMVMVRDQVPLYDEAGSYMIHGRVGGLYPVAGDGALLVALRDVHGQAHLEKASVPAVDMAPFPLPLTAQNIARVADAMAAEKYGWGGMYGNRDCSAFLRDIFTSFGVWLPRNSYQQAHFVEENLIDLSAMKPAERERFIRENAVPFMTLLWMRGHVMLYIGEHEGQPMAVHDAWGVRTRSWGREGRAIMGGVVITTLRPGRELSSVRSDALLISRIQGMRVLP
- the trpD gene encoding anthranilate phosphoribosyltransferase, whose protein sequence is MRYYSGNLTSTGVPMLRPSIEKVLAGKDLSRQEASEVFNAIMDGQCSEIQMAAFLTGLRMKGESRDEIVAATTAMRSRSIHVPIDHRRNRVLDTCGTGGDGTNTFNISTTVALLLSAHGGIKVAKHGNVSNSSKSGSADLIRALGVHMDATPQHIATSLEQCNLGFIFAANHHPAMKYAAPVRRGLGIRTIFNILGPLTNPAGAPYQLMGVFDPQILETLAEVLLELGSRRVVLVSGMDGMDEVTLCADTKVVIGTAGDIRTMEFNPETIGFHKVVPDEIRGDTPEVNRDIALGILKGSISGARRDIVILNAAFALYAAEITDDIREGVEIARGLLDSGKAWEACQRFVEFNRSSE
- the trpC gene encoding indole-3-glycerol phosphate synthase TrpC; the encoded protein is MLTTILQHKQQEIADRIHQLDTWKAQAADRSDFRSLVTAMHSGDIAILAEVKKASPSKGLICADFDPVAIARAYEQGGAAAISVLTDERFFQGSSPYLSAVRQAVSLPVLRKDFIIHPSQVYEAAAIGADAILLIGEALEAPQAQELYDLASEIGLDVLFEVHHQDQLVKLPTNFGGLLGVNNRDLSTFHVDLQTSVTIAHATGRAVVCESGIGGRDDIESMTRQGIRMFLIGEYLVKQPDRAAALRQLMGQS
- a CDS encoding phosphoribosylanthranilate isomerase; translated protein: MTRVKICGIRDTQTAQHCVRLGVNALGFVHYPDSPRFISPAHTAAIVKALPPFVETVSLVVKQAPREAAAMAREAGTSIIQYYGTIAQYLELRQLFARTIFTTADATIAHELMNTHPESWLLFDGQTPHYGGAGVQADWSEAARLARRTSLILAGGLTPENVAQAIDTVKPYAVDVSSGVEREKGVKCPQRIEDFVKTVYRKR